CGCCGGGTCTACGGCGCAGGGGAAACGCCGCCCGACCTGGCCGCGCAGATCGATGTCGCTCTGGACCAGATCATTGCCGATGGCACCGAACCCAATGGCTGATATCCCGCCCAACGGGTCAATCATTCGCTATGCCTATCTTTGGAAATGGCAGCGCGACAATCACGAGACGGAAGGTCGCAAAGAGCGTCCTGTGTGCCTGACATTGTCATTGCCGCACGGCGACCAAACCGCCCCGATCATGCTTGCCATTTCGGGCACTCCGCCGCGCTCTGACCAAACCACACTGGTCATCCCTGAGCTTGAGCGGCGCCGGGCGGGGTTGAGTGCGTGGAAAGACGCCTGGATCACCGTCTCGGAATACAATTTTGATATTGCCGAGAAGTCCTATTATACGATCCCCATCCCGAAGTCCTTGGCACGTTCAGCAAGGGGTTTCTAGCGCAGGTGGCTATCGCGTTTAAGCCATTCACCGCGAGCAAAATTGCCCGCGTCAACCGCATCGACTGACCAGGAAATCGTCGTCGTCGCGCGGCAGGGATCGACCGGCCCGCGCGCCGCTTGAGAGTGGCGACCGGAATCTATTTCAATTCAAGGCGACGGCAAACATTCCGAGGCGGGATGAGGGAAGGCCGCGCAATTCCAGAGAAGACGGTCGGTTCCCGTCTTGGTGCTGTGCACATAATGCACCAAGTGGGAAAGCGACTCTTGGTCGTTCATTTTGAGTTTGCGAGGCGCGGTCGCGTCATCGGTCCAAAGACCTATCGAGCAAAACGAAGCCCGCCACACTCTGTTCGCGCTTGCCCTGTATCACGGTTGCTCGCGACGCCCGCGCAGAGGAGAAACCGTCGCTATTGTCGCGACTAGGGTGGGCTACGCGTCCGAGCGCGCGTTTGGCAACGCGTTCAAGCGTACCCATGGCACGGCGCCGAAGCGGTATTGGTCGAGTACCGATGCCCAAGAACATTATGCAAGCAGTGAACCGGTCAATGGGCGGTGAAGCGACAACGGACTTGCCTTCGGTATTCGGCCTTCGCGTGGGGTAGAATGTCGCGCCTGGGCGGCAGCTGGGCCACGCCCGGCAAGATGAGCACTCTAGCTATTGGTTAGTTCCGACTGGATGTAGAGCCGCAACAGTTCCACCAGAGCTGTGAGGGAGGCCATGTGGGTGCGTTCCCAGCCGTGGGAGGAATCGAGGGAAAAGCAGACGAGGCCGACGCGGACGTCCCAGCCGGCTTCGACGGCGGCGGCGCTGTCGGAGCGGTAATGGCGGAAGGTGTCGCGTTCATATTTGATGTCATTGTGTTGGCAGAGCCCTAACATTTGGCGTGTCATTCGGGCGTCAAAGGGACCCTGGCGGTCACGCATGGCGATGGTGACGGCGTCATCGCGCGATGTCTGGTTGGGAGCGGTGACGGCATTGTCGATGGCGAGCAGTTCTTCGACCTCGGGACCAAAGCCATGGGTGGCACCGATGCCGGTCTCCTCGGCGATGGTGAACATGGCCTGGAAAGGAACAGCAACATTGGTGTGGCCCTCAGCGATGGACTTAAGGACGGCGAGCAAAGTGGCGCAACCGGCTTTGTCATCGAGGTGGCGGGAGACGATGAAACCGTCGATGACTTCGGGCTGAGCATCGATTGCGACCATATCGCCGACATTGAAGCCGGCGGCAATGAGCGCGGTGCGGTGGGGCATAATGGCGTCCACGCGGATTTCGAGATTGTCCCAATCGGCGGGTTGAGTATCGACCTCGGTGTTGAAGCGGTGGCCGGAGGCTTTGAGCGGCAGGATGGTGCCGCGATGTTCGGCATTGTCTGAGAAGATGGTGACGCGAGCCCCCTCGGCGAAACGAGCGGCCCAGGTGCCGGTGTTGCGCAGGGCAAGGCGGCCATTGGGCTTGAGTTCGGTGACCATGGCCCCGAGCGTATCGAGATGGGCGGCAAGGGCGCGGCGAGGTGGGCCGTCGCCTACTTCGACATAAAGGATGCCGCGGCGGGTATATTTGGGATTGTAGCCGAGATCGCGCAGCCAGGTGTCGACCAGCGCCACGGCGCGCTCGGTCATGCCGACGGGGCTCGGCGTTTTAACCAATTGCAGCAACCGGTCGAGGAGATAATCGGTATTGATCATGCGATGCGGCGCTTTCTGGTGCGGGCCGGGGACACTTCTTCGAGGAAACGGTCTTCGAGCTTGGCCTCAAGGCTCAGCATGTGCTTTTCGGCTTCGTCCATATGTTCGGCGAGGATGGCGGCGGCTGCGGCGGCGTCGCGGCTCCGCATGGCGGCGATGAGATCGCGCTGGTGCTGAATGCCGCTGGCGCGCGAGACGGGTTCGGGCCGGACATAGATGTCCTGCGCAACGGTGAGATCCTTGAGGAGGCGCTGGAGGAAGCGGCAGGTGAAGGCGAGAATGGGGTTGTCGGAATACTCGGCGACGATGCCGTGGAAATCGAGTTCCGCCATGCGCTGGTTCCAGCGTTCGTTCTGATCTGCCGGCTCGTGATCATAGATCAGAATGACGGCTTCGAGGCGTTTGAGGCCAGCTTCGTCAATATGGGGGGTGGCGCTCGCCGCTAGTTGGGGTTCGAGGACCTTTCGCATCTCGTAGATATTGGCGATCGTCAGGTTTTTGGCAAAGAGGAAGTTGGAGAGCAGACTCATGGCCCGCCCCTCGGACATGCGCTCGATGAAGGCGCCGCCGCCAGGGCCGGTACGGACCGAAATGAGGCCCTGGACTTCGAGAGATTTCAGCGCTTCGCGGACGGTGCCCTTGCTGGCAGCGAACTGGGCCAACAGATCGCGCTCCTGCGGTAGGCGGTCGCCGGGCCCGAGGCCATGTTCGACGATCATACGCTTGATGGCATCGACGATTT
This DNA window, taken from Devosia neptuniae, encodes the following:
- a CDS encoding osmoprotectant NAGGN system M42 family peptidase, which codes for MINTDYLLDRLLQLVKTPSPVGMTERAVALVDTWLRDLGYNPKYTRRGILYVEVGDGPPRRALAAHLDTLGAMVTELKPNGRLALRNTGTWAARFAEGARVTIFSDNAEHRGTILPLKASGHRFNTEVDTQPADWDNLEIRVDAIMPHRTALIAAGFNVGDMVAIDAQPEVIDGFIVSRHLDDKAGCATLLAVLKSIAEGHTNVAVPFQAMFTIAEETGIGATHGFGPEVEELLAIDNAVTAPNQTSRDDAVTIAMRDRQGPFDARMTRQMLGLCQHNDIKYERDTFRHYRSDSAAAVEAGWDVRVGLVCFSLDSSHGWERTHMASLTALVELLRLYIQSELTNS
- a CDS encoding FadR/GntR family transcriptional regulator, whose protein sequence is MSDTDSSETAAIAVPPRRKRTDEIVDAIKRMIVEHGLGPGDRLPQERDLLAQFAASKGTVREALKSLEVQGLISVRTGPGGGAFIERMSEGRAMSLLSNFLFAKNLTIANIYEMRKVLEPQLAASATPHIDEAGLKRLEAVILIYDHEPADQNERWNQRMAELDFHGIVAEYSDNPILAFTCRFLQRLLKDLTVAQDIYVRPEPVSRASGIQHQRDLIAAMRSRDAAAAAAILAEHMDEAEKHMLSLEAKLEDRFLEEVSPARTRKRRIA